Proteins encoded together in one Epinephelus lanceolatus isolate andai-2023 chromosome 4, ASM4190304v1, whole genome shotgun sequence window:
- the sh3bgr gene encoding SH3 domain-binding glutamic acid-rich protein isoform X12, whose translation MVIKVFLATSSGSTAIKKKQQDVVGFLEALKVDYTQLDIACNEENRMWMRQNVPEEKKPANGIPLPPQIFNEEGYCGDYETFFDAKEDNSVYAFLGLPPPPGSKEAEQANKADIVENGTHAEETNAEGNLDDSIEVPVEERNGVAHEEEEEGEGGEEEEEEEEVAEGDDEAVEGETAGDEAPAEEVEEVEEETDEQAHAEEEEEQEEEDLQSEEEEELRQLEEEEEEEEDVEETQEEEAE comes from the exons ATGGTGATCAAAGTATTTCTCGCCACCTCATCGGGATCCACTGCG ATCAAGAAGAAGCAGCAAGATGTGGTCGGCTTCCTGGAGGCTCTTAAAGTGGACTACACTCAGCTGGACATCGCCTGCAATGAGGAGAACCGCATGTGGATGAGGCAGAATGTCCCTGAGGAAAAGAAGCCCGCCAACGGCATCCCTCTGCCCCCTCAAATCTTCAATGAAGAAGGCTACTGTGGG GACTATGAAACGTTCTTCGATGCCAAGGAGGACAACTCGGTGTATGCCTTCCTGGGGCTGCCCCCTCCTCCTGGGTCAAAg GAAGCAGAACAGGCCAACAAGGCAGACATAGTGGAGAACGGGACCCACGCTGAGGAAACTAATGCAGAGGGGAACCTCGATGACTCAATA GAGGTTCCAGTGGAGGAGCGCAATGGGGTTGcacatgaggaggaggaggaaggtgagggtggcgaggaggaggaggaggaggaggaggtagcAGAAGGAGATGATGAAGCCGTGGAAGGAGAAACAGCAGGAGACGAGGCCCCCGcagaagaggtggaggaggtggaggaagaaaCAGACGAG CAGGCCCacgcagaggaggaagaagaacag GAGGAAGAGGATTTGCAGTCAGAG GAGGAAGAAGAGCTACGACAGCTTGAG
- the sh3bgr gene encoding SH3 domain-binding glutamic acid-rich protein isoform X13, with amino-acid sequence MVIKVFLATSSGSTAIKKKQQDVVGFLEALKVDYTQLDIACNEENRMWMRQNVPEEKKPANGIPLPPQIFNEEGYCGDYETFFDAKEDNSVYAFLGLPPPPGSKEAEQANKADIVENGTHAEETNAEGNLDDSIEVPVEERNGVAHEEEEEGEGGEEEEEEEEVAEGDDEAVEGETAGDEAPAEEVEEVEEETDEAHAEEEEEQEEEDLQSEEEEELRQLEEEEEEEEDVEETQEEEAE; translated from the exons ATGGTGATCAAAGTATTTCTCGCCACCTCATCGGGATCCACTGCG ATCAAGAAGAAGCAGCAAGATGTGGTCGGCTTCCTGGAGGCTCTTAAAGTGGACTACACTCAGCTGGACATCGCCTGCAATGAGGAGAACCGCATGTGGATGAGGCAGAATGTCCCTGAGGAAAAGAAGCCCGCCAACGGCATCCCTCTGCCCCCTCAAATCTTCAATGAAGAAGGCTACTGTGGG GACTATGAAACGTTCTTCGATGCCAAGGAGGACAACTCGGTGTATGCCTTCCTGGGGCTGCCCCCTCCTCCTGGGTCAAAg GAAGCAGAACAGGCCAACAAGGCAGACATAGTGGAGAACGGGACCCACGCTGAGGAAACTAATGCAGAGGGGAACCTCGATGACTCAATA GAGGTTCCAGTGGAGGAGCGCAATGGGGTTGcacatgaggaggaggaggaaggtgagggtggcgaggaggaggaggaggaggaggaggtagcAGAAGGAGATGATGAAGCCGTGGAAGGAGAAACAGCAGGAGACGAGGCCCCCGcagaagaggtggaggaggtggaggaagaaaCAGACGAG GCCCacgcagaggaggaagaagaacag GAGGAAGAGGATTTGCAGTCAGAG GAGGAAGAAGAGCTACGACAGCTTGAG
- the sh3bgr gene encoding SH3 domain-binding glutamic acid-rich protein isoform X10, giving the protein MVIKVFLATSSGSTAIKKKQQDVVGFLEALKVDYTQLDIACNEENRMWMRQNVPEEKKPANGIPLPPQIFNEEGYCGDYETFFDAKEDNSVYAFLGLPPPPGSKEAEQANKADIVENGTHAEETNAEGNLDDSIEVPVEERNGVAHEEEEEGEGGEEEEEEEEVAEGDDEAVEGETAGDEAPAEEVEEVEEETDEVTQDTQAHAEEEEEQEEEDLQSEEEEELRQLEEEEEAEVEEEEEAE; this is encoded by the exons ATGGTGATCAAAGTATTTCTCGCCACCTCATCGGGATCCACTGCG ATCAAGAAGAAGCAGCAAGATGTGGTCGGCTTCCTGGAGGCTCTTAAAGTGGACTACACTCAGCTGGACATCGCCTGCAATGAGGAGAACCGCATGTGGATGAGGCAGAATGTCCCTGAGGAAAAGAAGCCCGCCAACGGCATCCCTCTGCCCCCTCAAATCTTCAATGAAGAAGGCTACTGTGGG GACTATGAAACGTTCTTCGATGCCAAGGAGGACAACTCGGTGTATGCCTTCCTGGGGCTGCCCCCTCCTCCTGGGTCAAAg GAAGCAGAACAGGCCAACAAGGCAGACATAGTGGAGAACGGGACCCACGCTGAGGAAACTAATGCAGAGGGGAACCTCGATGACTCAATA GAGGTTCCAGTGGAGGAGCGCAATGGGGTTGcacatgaggaggaggaggaaggtgagggtggcgaggaggaggaggaggaggaggaggtagcAGAAGGAGATGATGAAGCCGTGGAAGGAGAAACAGCAGGAGACGAGGCCCCCGcagaagaggtggaggaggtggaggaagaaaCAGACGAGGTCACACAGGATACA CAGGCCCacgcagaggaggaagaagaacag GAGGAAGAGGATTTGCAGTCAGAG GAGGAAGAAGAGCTACGACAGCTTGAG
- the sh3bgr gene encoding SH3 domain-binding glutamic acid-rich protein isoform X8, whose translation MVIKVFLATSSGSTAIKKKQQDVVGFLEALKVDYTQLDIACNEENRMWMRQNVPEEKKPANGIPLPPQIFNEEGYCGDYETFFDAKEDNSVYAFLGLPPPPGSKEAEQANKADIVENGTHAEETNAEGNLDDSIEVPVEERNGVAHEEEEEGEGGEEEEEEEEVAEGDDEAVEGETAGDEAPAEEVEEVEEETDEVTQDTAHAEEEEEQEEEDLQSEEEEELRQLEEEEEEEEDVEETQEEEAE comes from the exons ATGGTGATCAAAGTATTTCTCGCCACCTCATCGGGATCCACTGCG ATCAAGAAGAAGCAGCAAGATGTGGTCGGCTTCCTGGAGGCTCTTAAAGTGGACTACACTCAGCTGGACATCGCCTGCAATGAGGAGAACCGCATGTGGATGAGGCAGAATGTCCCTGAGGAAAAGAAGCCCGCCAACGGCATCCCTCTGCCCCCTCAAATCTTCAATGAAGAAGGCTACTGTGGG GACTATGAAACGTTCTTCGATGCCAAGGAGGACAACTCGGTGTATGCCTTCCTGGGGCTGCCCCCTCCTCCTGGGTCAAAg GAAGCAGAACAGGCCAACAAGGCAGACATAGTGGAGAACGGGACCCACGCTGAGGAAACTAATGCAGAGGGGAACCTCGATGACTCAATA GAGGTTCCAGTGGAGGAGCGCAATGGGGTTGcacatgaggaggaggaggaaggtgagggtggcgaggaggaggaggaggaggaggaggtagcAGAAGGAGATGATGAAGCCGTGGAAGGAGAAACAGCAGGAGACGAGGCCCCCGcagaagaggtggaggaggtggaggaagaaaCAGACGAGGTCACACAGGATACA GCCCacgcagaggaggaagaagaacag GAGGAAGAGGATTTGCAGTCAGAG GAGGAAGAAGAGCTACGACAGCTTGAG
- the sh3bgr gene encoding SH3 domain-binding glutamic acid-rich protein isoform X7 has product MVIKVFLATSSGSTAIKKKQQDVVGFLEALKVDYTQLDIACNEENRMWMRQNVPEEKKPANGIPLPPQIFNEEGYCGDYETFFDAKEDNSVYAFLGLPPPPGSKEAEQANKADIVENGTHAEETNAEGNLDDSIEVPVEERNGVAHEEEEEGEGGEEEEEEEEVAEGDDEAVEGETAGDEAPAEEVEEVEEETDEVTQDTQAHAEEEEEQEEEDLQSEEEEELRQLEEEEEEEEDVEETQEEEAE; this is encoded by the exons ATGGTGATCAAAGTATTTCTCGCCACCTCATCGGGATCCACTGCG ATCAAGAAGAAGCAGCAAGATGTGGTCGGCTTCCTGGAGGCTCTTAAAGTGGACTACACTCAGCTGGACATCGCCTGCAATGAGGAGAACCGCATGTGGATGAGGCAGAATGTCCCTGAGGAAAAGAAGCCCGCCAACGGCATCCCTCTGCCCCCTCAAATCTTCAATGAAGAAGGCTACTGTGGG GACTATGAAACGTTCTTCGATGCCAAGGAGGACAACTCGGTGTATGCCTTCCTGGGGCTGCCCCCTCCTCCTGGGTCAAAg GAAGCAGAACAGGCCAACAAGGCAGACATAGTGGAGAACGGGACCCACGCTGAGGAAACTAATGCAGAGGGGAACCTCGATGACTCAATA GAGGTTCCAGTGGAGGAGCGCAATGGGGTTGcacatgaggaggaggaggaaggtgagggtggcgaggaggaggaggaggaggaggaggtagcAGAAGGAGATGATGAAGCCGTGGAAGGAGAAACAGCAGGAGACGAGGCCCCCGcagaagaggtggaggaggtggaggaagaaaCAGACGAGGTCACACAGGATACA CAGGCCCacgcagaggaggaagaagaacag GAGGAAGAGGATTTGCAGTCAGAG GAGGAAGAAGAGCTACGACAGCTTGAG
- the sh3bgr gene encoding SH3 domain-binding glutamic acid-rich protein isoform X15, producing MVIKVFLATSSGSTAIKKKQQDVVGFLEALKVDYTQLDIACNEENRMWMRQNVPEEKKPANGIPLPPQIFNEEGYCGDYETFFDAKEDNSVYAFLGLPPPPGSKEAEQANKADIVENGTHAEETNAEGNLDDSIEVPVEERNGVAHEEEEEGEGGEEEEEEEEVAEGDDEAVEGETAGDEAPAEEVEEVEEETDEVTQDTQAHAEEEEEQEEEELRQLEEEEEAEVEEEEEAE from the exons ATGGTGATCAAAGTATTTCTCGCCACCTCATCGGGATCCACTGCG ATCAAGAAGAAGCAGCAAGATGTGGTCGGCTTCCTGGAGGCTCTTAAAGTGGACTACACTCAGCTGGACATCGCCTGCAATGAGGAGAACCGCATGTGGATGAGGCAGAATGTCCCTGAGGAAAAGAAGCCCGCCAACGGCATCCCTCTGCCCCCTCAAATCTTCAATGAAGAAGGCTACTGTGGG GACTATGAAACGTTCTTCGATGCCAAGGAGGACAACTCGGTGTATGCCTTCCTGGGGCTGCCCCCTCCTCCTGGGTCAAAg GAAGCAGAACAGGCCAACAAGGCAGACATAGTGGAGAACGGGACCCACGCTGAGGAAACTAATGCAGAGGGGAACCTCGATGACTCAATA GAGGTTCCAGTGGAGGAGCGCAATGGGGTTGcacatgaggaggaggaggaaggtgagggtggcgaggaggaggaggaggaggaggaggtagcAGAAGGAGATGATGAAGCCGTGGAAGGAGAAACAGCAGGAGACGAGGCCCCCGcagaagaggtggaggaggtggaggaagaaaCAGACGAGGTCACACAGGATACA CAGGCCCacgcagaggaggaagaagaacag GAGGAAGAAGAGCTACGACAGCTTGAG
- the sh3bgr gene encoding SH3 domain-binding glutamic acid-rich protein isoform X19 — translation MVIKVFLATSSGSTAIKKKQQDVVGFLEALKVDYTQLDIACNEENRMWMRQNVPEEKKPANGIPLPPQIFNEEGYCGDYETFFDAKEDNSVYAFLGLPPPPGSKEAEQANKADIVENGTHAEETNAEGNLDDSIEVPVEERNGVAHEEEEEGEGGEEEEEEEEVAEGDDEAVEGETAGDEAPAEEVEEVEEETDEAHAEEEEEQEEEELRQLEEEEEAEVEEEEEAE, via the exons ATGGTGATCAAAGTATTTCTCGCCACCTCATCGGGATCCACTGCG ATCAAGAAGAAGCAGCAAGATGTGGTCGGCTTCCTGGAGGCTCTTAAAGTGGACTACACTCAGCTGGACATCGCCTGCAATGAGGAGAACCGCATGTGGATGAGGCAGAATGTCCCTGAGGAAAAGAAGCCCGCCAACGGCATCCCTCTGCCCCCTCAAATCTTCAATGAAGAAGGCTACTGTGGG GACTATGAAACGTTCTTCGATGCCAAGGAGGACAACTCGGTGTATGCCTTCCTGGGGCTGCCCCCTCCTCCTGGGTCAAAg GAAGCAGAACAGGCCAACAAGGCAGACATAGTGGAGAACGGGACCCACGCTGAGGAAACTAATGCAGAGGGGAACCTCGATGACTCAATA GAGGTTCCAGTGGAGGAGCGCAATGGGGTTGcacatgaggaggaggaggaaggtgagggtggcgaggaggaggaggaggaggaggaggtagcAGAAGGAGATGATGAAGCCGTGGAAGGAGAAACAGCAGGAGACGAGGCCCCCGcagaagaggtggaggaggtggaggaagaaaCAGACGAG GCCCacgcagaggaggaagaagaacag GAGGAAGAAGAGCTACGACAGCTTGAG
- the sh3bgr gene encoding SH3 domain-binding glutamic acid-rich protein isoform X26 has product MVIKVFLATSSGSTAIKKKQQDVVGFLEALKVDYTQLDIACNEENRMWMRQNVPEEKKPANGIPLPPQIFNEEGYCGDYETFFDAKEDNSVYAFLGLPPPPGSKEAEQANKADIVENGTHAEETNAEGNLDDSIEVPVEERNGVAHEEEEEGEGGEEEEEEEEVAEGDDEAVEGETAGDEAPAEEVEEVEEETDEVTQDTQAHAEEEEEQEEEAE; this is encoded by the exons ATGGTGATCAAAGTATTTCTCGCCACCTCATCGGGATCCACTGCG ATCAAGAAGAAGCAGCAAGATGTGGTCGGCTTCCTGGAGGCTCTTAAAGTGGACTACACTCAGCTGGACATCGCCTGCAATGAGGAGAACCGCATGTGGATGAGGCAGAATGTCCCTGAGGAAAAGAAGCCCGCCAACGGCATCCCTCTGCCCCCTCAAATCTTCAATGAAGAAGGCTACTGTGGG GACTATGAAACGTTCTTCGATGCCAAGGAGGACAACTCGGTGTATGCCTTCCTGGGGCTGCCCCCTCCTCCTGGGTCAAAg GAAGCAGAACAGGCCAACAAGGCAGACATAGTGGAGAACGGGACCCACGCTGAGGAAACTAATGCAGAGGGGAACCTCGATGACTCAATA GAGGTTCCAGTGGAGGAGCGCAATGGGGTTGcacatgaggaggaggaggaaggtgagggtggcgaggaggaggaggaggaggaggaggtagcAGAAGGAGATGATGAAGCCGTGGAAGGAGAAACAGCAGGAGACGAGGCCCCCGcagaagaggtggaggaggtggaggaagaaaCAGACGAGGTCACACAGGATACA CAGGCCCacgcagaggaggaagaagaacag
- the sh3bgr gene encoding SH3 domain-binding glutamic acid-rich protein isoform X18 — MVIKVFLATSSGSTAIKKKQQDVVGFLEALKVDYTQLDIACNEENRMWMRQNVPEEKKPANGIPLPPQIFNEEGYCGDYETFFDAKEDNSVYAFLGLPPPPGSKEAEQANKADIVENGTHAEETNAEGNLDDSIEVPVEERNGVAHEEEEEGEGGEEEEEEEEVAEGDDEAVEGETAGDEAPAEEVEEVEEETDEVTQDTQAHAEEEEEQEEEEEEEDVEETQEEEAE, encoded by the exons ATGGTGATCAAAGTATTTCTCGCCACCTCATCGGGATCCACTGCG ATCAAGAAGAAGCAGCAAGATGTGGTCGGCTTCCTGGAGGCTCTTAAAGTGGACTACACTCAGCTGGACATCGCCTGCAATGAGGAGAACCGCATGTGGATGAGGCAGAATGTCCCTGAGGAAAAGAAGCCCGCCAACGGCATCCCTCTGCCCCCTCAAATCTTCAATGAAGAAGGCTACTGTGGG GACTATGAAACGTTCTTCGATGCCAAGGAGGACAACTCGGTGTATGCCTTCCTGGGGCTGCCCCCTCCTCCTGGGTCAAAg GAAGCAGAACAGGCCAACAAGGCAGACATAGTGGAGAACGGGACCCACGCTGAGGAAACTAATGCAGAGGGGAACCTCGATGACTCAATA GAGGTTCCAGTGGAGGAGCGCAATGGGGTTGcacatgaggaggaggaggaaggtgagggtggcgaggaggaggaggaggaggaggaggtagcAGAAGGAGATGATGAAGCCGTGGAAGGAGAAACAGCAGGAGACGAGGCCCCCGcagaagaggtggaggaggtggaggaagaaaCAGACGAGGTCACACAGGATACA CAGGCCCacgcagaggaggaagaagaacag
- the sh3bgr gene encoding SH3 domain-binding glutamic acid-rich protein isoform X20 codes for MVIKVFLATSSGSTAIKKKQQDVVGFLEALKVDYTQLDIACNEENRMWMRQNVPEEKKPANGIPLPPQIFNEEGYCGDYETFFDAKEDNSVYAFLGLPPPPGSKEAEQANKADIVENGTHAEETNAEGNLDDSIEVPVEERNGVAHEEEEEGEGGEEEEEEEEVAEGDDEAVEGETAGDEAPAEEVEEVEEETDEVTQDTQAHAEEEEEQEEEEAEVEEEEEAE; via the exons ATGGTGATCAAAGTATTTCTCGCCACCTCATCGGGATCCACTGCG ATCAAGAAGAAGCAGCAAGATGTGGTCGGCTTCCTGGAGGCTCTTAAAGTGGACTACACTCAGCTGGACATCGCCTGCAATGAGGAGAACCGCATGTGGATGAGGCAGAATGTCCCTGAGGAAAAGAAGCCCGCCAACGGCATCCCTCTGCCCCCTCAAATCTTCAATGAAGAAGGCTACTGTGGG GACTATGAAACGTTCTTCGATGCCAAGGAGGACAACTCGGTGTATGCCTTCCTGGGGCTGCCCCCTCCTCCTGGGTCAAAg GAAGCAGAACAGGCCAACAAGGCAGACATAGTGGAGAACGGGACCCACGCTGAGGAAACTAATGCAGAGGGGAACCTCGATGACTCAATA GAGGTTCCAGTGGAGGAGCGCAATGGGGTTGcacatgaggaggaggaggaaggtgagggtggcgaggaggaggaggaggaggaggaggtagcAGAAGGAGATGATGAAGCCGTGGAAGGAGAAACAGCAGGAGACGAGGCCCCCGcagaagaggtggaggaggtggaggaagaaaCAGACGAGGTCACACAGGATACA CAGGCCCacgcagaggaggaagaagaacag
- the sh3bgr gene encoding SH3 domain-binding glutamic acid-rich protein isoform X22, translating to MVIKVFLATSSGSTAIKKKQQDVVGFLEALKVDYTQLDIACNEENRMWMRQNVPEEKKPANGIPLPPQIFNEEGYCGDYETFFDAKEDNSVYAFLGLPPPPGSKEAEQANKADIVENGTHAEETNAEGNLDDSIEVPVEERNGVAHEEEEEGEGGEEEEEEEEVAEGDDEAVEGETAGDEAPAEEVEEVEEETDEQAHAEEEEEQEEEEEEEDVEETQEEEAE from the exons ATGGTGATCAAAGTATTTCTCGCCACCTCATCGGGATCCACTGCG ATCAAGAAGAAGCAGCAAGATGTGGTCGGCTTCCTGGAGGCTCTTAAAGTGGACTACACTCAGCTGGACATCGCCTGCAATGAGGAGAACCGCATGTGGATGAGGCAGAATGTCCCTGAGGAAAAGAAGCCCGCCAACGGCATCCCTCTGCCCCCTCAAATCTTCAATGAAGAAGGCTACTGTGGG GACTATGAAACGTTCTTCGATGCCAAGGAGGACAACTCGGTGTATGCCTTCCTGGGGCTGCCCCCTCCTCCTGGGTCAAAg GAAGCAGAACAGGCCAACAAGGCAGACATAGTGGAGAACGGGACCCACGCTGAGGAAACTAATGCAGAGGGGAACCTCGATGACTCAATA GAGGTTCCAGTGGAGGAGCGCAATGGGGTTGcacatgaggaggaggaggaaggtgagggtggcgaggaggaggaggaggaggaggaggtagcAGAAGGAGATGATGAAGCCGTGGAAGGAGAAACAGCAGGAGACGAGGCCCCCGcagaagaggtggaggaggtggaggaagaaaCAGACGAG CAGGCCCacgcagaggaggaagaagaacag
- the sh3bgr gene encoding SH3 domain-binding glutamic acid-rich protein isoform X36 has product MVIKVFLATSSGSTAIKKKQQDVVGFLEALKVDYTQLDIACNEENRMWMRQNVPEEKKPANGIPLPPQIFNEEGYCGDYETFFDAKEDNSVYAFLGLPPPPGSKEAEQANKADIVENGTHAEETNAEGNLDDSIQAHAEEEEEQEEEEAEVEEEEEAE; this is encoded by the exons ATGGTGATCAAAGTATTTCTCGCCACCTCATCGGGATCCACTGCG ATCAAGAAGAAGCAGCAAGATGTGGTCGGCTTCCTGGAGGCTCTTAAAGTGGACTACACTCAGCTGGACATCGCCTGCAATGAGGAGAACCGCATGTGGATGAGGCAGAATGTCCCTGAGGAAAAGAAGCCCGCCAACGGCATCCCTCTGCCCCCTCAAATCTTCAATGAAGAAGGCTACTGTGGG GACTATGAAACGTTCTTCGATGCCAAGGAGGACAACTCGGTGTATGCCTTCCTGGGGCTGCCCCCTCCTCCTGGGTCAAAg GAAGCAGAACAGGCCAACAAGGCAGACATAGTGGAGAACGGGACCCACGCTGAGGAAACTAATGCAGAGGGGAACCTCGATGACTCAATA CAGGCCCacgcagaggaggaagaagaacag
- the sh3bgr gene encoding SH3 domain-binding glutamic acid-rich protein isoform X39 has translation MVIKVFLATSSGSTAIKKKQQDVVGFLEALKVDYTQLDIACNEENRMWMRQNVPEEKKPANGIPLPPQIFNEEGYCGDYETFFDAKEDNSVYAFLGLPPPPGSKEAEQANKADIVENGTHAEETNAEGNLDDSIQAHAEEEEEQEEEAE, from the exons ATGGTGATCAAAGTATTTCTCGCCACCTCATCGGGATCCACTGCG ATCAAGAAGAAGCAGCAAGATGTGGTCGGCTTCCTGGAGGCTCTTAAAGTGGACTACACTCAGCTGGACATCGCCTGCAATGAGGAGAACCGCATGTGGATGAGGCAGAATGTCCCTGAGGAAAAGAAGCCCGCCAACGGCATCCCTCTGCCCCCTCAAATCTTCAATGAAGAAGGCTACTGTGGG GACTATGAAACGTTCTTCGATGCCAAGGAGGACAACTCGGTGTATGCCTTCCTGGGGCTGCCCCCTCCTCCTGGGTCAAAg GAAGCAGAACAGGCCAACAAGGCAGACATAGTGGAGAACGGGACCCACGCTGAGGAAACTAATGCAGAGGGGAACCTCGATGACTCAATA CAGGCCCacgcagaggaggaagaagaacag
- the sh3bgr gene encoding SH3 domain-binding glutamic acid-rich protein isoform X28, which translates to MVIKVFLATSSGSTAIKKKQQDVVGFLEALKVDYTQLDIACNEENRMWMRQNVPEEKKPANGIPLPPQIFNEEGYCGDYETFFDAKEDNSVYAFLGLPPPPGSKEAEQANKADIVENGTHAEETNAEGNLDDSIEVPVEERNGVAHEEEEEGEGGEEEEEEEEVAEGDDEAVEGETAGDEAPAEEVEEVEEETDEAHAEEEEEQEEEAE; encoded by the exons ATGGTGATCAAAGTATTTCTCGCCACCTCATCGGGATCCACTGCG ATCAAGAAGAAGCAGCAAGATGTGGTCGGCTTCCTGGAGGCTCTTAAAGTGGACTACACTCAGCTGGACATCGCCTGCAATGAGGAGAACCGCATGTGGATGAGGCAGAATGTCCCTGAGGAAAAGAAGCCCGCCAACGGCATCCCTCTGCCCCCTCAAATCTTCAATGAAGAAGGCTACTGTGGG GACTATGAAACGTTCTTCGATGCCAAGGAGGACAACTCGGTGTATGCCTTCCTGGGGCTGCCCCCTCCTCCTGGGTCAAAg GAAGCAGAACAGGCCAACAAGGCAGACATAGTGGAGAACGGGACCCACGCTGAGGAAACTAATGCAGAGGGGAACCTCGATGACTCAATA GAGGTTCCAGTGGAGGAGCGCAATGGGGTTGcacatgaggaggaggaggaaggtgagggtggcgaggaggaggaggaggaggaggaggtagcAGAAGGAGATGATGAAGCCGTGGAAGGAGAAACAGCAGGAGACGAGGCCCCCGcagaagaggtggaggaggtggaggaagaaaCAGACGAG GCCCacgcagaggaggaagaagaacag
- the sh3bgr gene encoding SH3 domain-binding glutamic acid-rich protein isoform X23, whose protein sequence is MVIKVFLATSSGSTAIKKKQQDVVGFLEALKVDYTQLDIACNEENRMWMRQNVPEEKKPANGIPLPPQIFNEEGYCGDYETFFDAKEDNSVYAFLGLPPPPGSKEAEQANKADIVENGTHAEETNAEGNLDDSIEVPVEERNGVAHEEEEEGEGGEEEEEEEEVAEGDDEAVEGETAGDEAPAEEVEEVEEETDEAHAEEEEEQEEEEEEEDVEETQEEEAE, encoded by the exons ATGGTGATCAAAGTATTTCTCGCCACCTCATCGGGATCCACTGCG ATCAAGAAGAAGCAGCAAGATGTGGTCGGCTTCCTGGAGGCTCTTAAAGTGGACTACACTCAGCTGGACATCGCCTGCAATGAGGAGAACCGCATGTGGATGAGGCAGAATGTCCCTGAGGAAAAGAAGCCCGCCAACGGCATCCCTCTGCCCCCTCAAATCTTCAATGAAGAAGGCTACTGTGGG GACTATGAAACGTTCTTCGATGCCAAGGAGGACAACTCGGTGTATGCCTTCCTGGGGCTGCCCCCTCCTCCTGGGTCAAAg GAAGCAGAACAGGCCAACAAGGCAGACATAGTGGAGAACGGGACCCACGCTGAGGAAACTAATGCAGAGGGGAACCTCGATGACTCAATA GAGGTTCCAGTGGAGGAGCGCAATGGGGTTGcacatgaggaggaggaggaaggtgagggtggcgaggaggaggaggaggaggaggaggtagcAGAAGGAGATGATGAAGCCGTGGAAGGAGAAACAGCAGGAGACGAGGCCCCCGcagaagaggtggaggaggtggaggaagaaaCAGACGAG GCCCacgcagaggaggaagaagaacag